In Pectobacterium brasiliense, a single genomic region encodes these proteins:
- a CDS encoding CcdB family protein — MQYKVYRNNGNNNSYPYLLNVQSDIIGELHTRLVIPLFPVHNIARPPARRLTPIVTVEGNDYLIMTHEMASVRRSQLGHEVMDAQMYRKTIKDAVDFLLDGF; from the coding sequence ATGCAATATAAAGTTTACCGTAATAACGGTAACAACAACTCATACCCTTACCTGCTCAATGTCCAAAGTGACATCATTGGGGAATTACATACCCGCCTGGTGATACCTTTGTTTCCAGTACACAACATTGCCAGACCACCAGCGCGAAGACTAACGCCGATAGTCACTGTCGAAGGTAACGATTACCTGATAATGACCCATGAAATGGCAAGCGTACGCCGCTCACAGCTTGGTCATGAAGTGATGGACGCGCAGATGTACCGAAAAACAATCAAAGACGCCGTTGATTTTCTGCTTGATGGGTTCTAA
- the sgrT gene encoding glucose uptake inhibitor SgrT, whose translation MAISRLYQFYQTYLSTCKAKWLRWMSTQQRIALLQQATQWHLNDMSDEEYRHWL comes from the coding sequence ATGGCGATTTCCCGTTTGTACCAGTTCTATCAAACCTACTTATCGACCTGTAAAGCGAAGTGGTTGCGATGGATGTCTACCCAACAGCGCATTGCATTATTGCAGCAGGCAACGCAGTGGCACCTGAATGACATGTCTGATGAAGAGTACCGTCATTGGCTCTAG